From Pseudoalteromonas rubra, one genomic window encodes:
- the ubiB gene encoding ubiquinone biosynthesis regulatory protein kinase UbiB: MSIARLYQIGKTFLNYGLDDLLPRHKQPWYARAIRRSLFWLPNRHSDKPVGARLRLALQTLGPVWVKFGQMLSTRRDLLPPDIAEELALLQDKVAPFPGDQAQALIESALGLDSIHDGFVEFEQTPLASASIAQVHCAKLVIEEELREVVVKVIRPNIEKQILADLSLMERFAHLLASLISAGRRLRPVEVVREYRKTLLDELDLMREAANAIQLRRNFEGSASLYIPEVYSDYSRRNVLVMERIYGIPVSDTEALLAQGTNMKVLAERGVEVFFTQVFRDSFFHADMHPGNIFVSREDPHNPKYIGIDCGIVGTLNREDKRYLAENFIAFFNRDYRQVAQLHVDSGWVPPDTCVEEFEFAIRTVCEPIFNKPLAEISFGHVLVNLFNTARRFNMEVQPQLVLLQKTLLYVEGLGRQLYPQLDLWKTAKPFLEKWVQDQVGPLAVAKKLYTNLPFWAEKMPELPDLIYQNLKRSQRQSAPIVQQRHTDTRALLLGIAAAALTIVAGLCFIDERQLASGLCATLAIAIFIKAWRKTG; encoded by the coding sequence TTGTCCATCGCTCGTCTGTATCAAATCGGTAAAACTTTTCTTAATTATGGCCTGGACGACCTGCTTCCGAGGCACAAGCAACCCTGGTATGCCCGGGCGATTAGACGTAGTTTATTCTGGCTACCCAATCGACACAGCGACAAACCCGTCGGTGCGCGTCTCAGGCTGGCACTACAAACTTTGGGGCCGGTATGGGTTAAGTTTGGCCAGATGCTGTCCACACGCCGTGACTTGCTGCCACCGGACATTGCTGAAGAACTCGCCCTGCTGCAGGACAAAGTTGCCCCCTTTCCTGGCGATCAGGCACAGGCACTGATCGAAAGTGCCCTGGGCCTCGACAGTATCCACGATGGTTTTGTCGAATTTGAACAAACCCCACTGGCCTCGGCTTCCATCGCGCAGGTGCATTGCGCCAAACTGGTGATTGAGGAAGAGTTAAGAGAAGTGGTGGTCAAAGTGATCCGCCCGAATATTGAAAAACAAATCCTCGCAGACCTGTCTTTGATGGAGCGTTTTGCTCACCTGCTGGCCAGCCTTATCAGTGCCGGTCGCCGTCTGCGTCCGGTCGAAGTAGTCAGGGAATACCGCAAAACTCTGCTCGATGAGCTCGACCTGATGCGTGAAGCCGCCAATGCCATTCAGCTCAGACGTAACTTTGAAGGCTCGGCTTCGCTTTACATTCCAGAAGTGTACAGCGATTATTCAAGACGCAATGTACTGGTGATGGAACGCATTTACGGTATCCCCGTATCGGATACCGAAGCACTGCTGGCCCAGGGCACCAATATGAAGGTGCTGGCTGAGCGCGGTGTCGAAGTGTTTTTTACCCAGGTTTTCCGTGACAGCTTTTTCCATGCCGACATGCACCCGGGTAACATCTTTGTGTCACGCGAAGATCCGCATAACCCGAAATATATCGGCATTGATTGCGGCATTGTGGGCACCTTAAATCGTGAAGATAAACGCTATCTGGCCGAGAACTTCATTGCCTTCTTCAACCGCGATTATCGTCAGGTTGCACAGTTGCACGTCGACTCAGGATGGGTACCGCCCGACACCTGTGTGGAAGAATTCGAGTTTGCCATTCGCACGGTGTGCGAGCCGATCTTTAACAAGCCTCTGGCCGAAATTTCGTTCGGACATGTACTGGTTAATTTGTTCAACACCGCTCGGCGCTTTAATATGGAAGTGCAGCCCCAACTCGTACTGCTGCAGAAAACCCTCTTGTACGTTGAGGGTCTGGGCCGCCAGCTCTATCCACAACTGGATTTATGGAAAACAGCTAAACCCTTTTTAGAAAAGTGGGTGCAGGATCAGGTGGGCCCGCTGGCAGTGGCCAAAAAGCTCTACACCAATTTGCCTTTTTGGGCTGAAAAAATGCCTGAGTTGCCCGATCTTATCTATCAGAACCTAAAGCGTAGCCAGCGCCAAAGTGCACCCATTGTGCAACAAAGACACACAGACACCCGTGCATTGTTACTCGGCATTGCCGCGGCAGCGCTCACCATTGTGGCTGGTTTGTGCTTTATTGACGAGCGTCAGCTCGCAAGTGGTCTCTGTGCCACACTGGCAATTGCAATATTTATTAAAGCATGGCGTAAAACAGGGTGA
- the tatA gene encoding Sec-independent protein translocase subunit TatA: protein MGFGGISIWQLLIILAIIVLLFGTKKLRGIGSDLGNAVKGFKNAVSEDEEEKKSEKADSKEQLTDQAAQAKTTSEKEKEKDKV from the coding sequence ATGGGTTTTGGTGGTATCAGTATTTGGCAGTTGCTTATCATTCTGGCCATTATCGTGCTTTTATTTGGGACGAAAAAACTACGTGGCATTGGTAGTGACTTAGGCAATGCGGTAAAAGGCTTTAAAAATGCAGTGTCTGAAGACGAAGAAGAAAAAAAGTCCGAAAAAGCGGATAGCAAAGAACAGCTGACCGATCAGGCTGCACAGGCTAAAACGACCAGCGAAAAAGAAAAAGAAAAAGACAAGGTGTGA
- the tatB gene encoding Sec-independent protein translocase protein TatB has product MGMWELVVVLIVGLVVLGPERLPVAIRTVSRWINTVKSVANSVKAEVSEELRVHELHSNLKKAEEQGLDNISPGLKQSVEELQRAAESVRHSYSKSPDPSKNDKDPSSQN; this is encoded by the coding sequence ATGGGGATGTGGGAACTCGTCGTGGTGCTGATTGTTGGCCTGGTTGTACTCGGGCCAGAACGCCTGCCTGTTGCGATCAGAACGGTCAGCCGCTGGATCAACACGGTCAAATCTGTTGCCAATTCCGTCAAGGCGGAAGTAAGCGAAGAGCTGAGAGTACACGAGTTGCATAGCAACCTGAAAAAAGCCGAAGAGCAGGGCCTGGACAATATTTCCCCAGGCCTCAAACAATCGGTTGAGGAGTTGCAGCGAGCGGCAGAATCAGTGCGCCACAGCTACAGCAAGTCTCCAGATCCGTCGAAAAACGACAAAGATCCGTCCTCTCAAAACTAA
- the tatC gene encoding twin-arginine translocase subunit TatC: protein MSDMTNSGFIGHLIELRNRLIKALLSILIIFISLVYFANDIYAFVAAPLVESLPANSTMIATDVTAPFFAPFKLTLFVSLFLAVPMILHQIWGFLAPGLYQHEKRMLMPILLSSILLFYAGIAFCYFVVMPIILGFFTAVGPDMMTLSPDISSYLGFILKLFFAFGVAFEIPVAIMLLCWSGVTTTQSLAQKRPYIIVGVFVVAMFLTPPDVLSQTLLAVPMALLFELGLLLARLYSKKPIAEEESHE, encoded by the coding sequence ATGTCAGATATGACAAACAGTGGCTTTATTGGCCACCTTATTGAGCTTAGAAACCGTCTAATTAAGGCTTTACTGAGCATCCTGATCATCTTTATTTCTTTGGTTTATTTTGCCAACGATATATATGCGTTTGTGGCAGCCCCACTGGTTGAGAGCCTACCCGCAAACAGCACTATGATAGCCACAGATGTCACGGCCCCTTTCTTTGCGCCCTTTAAACTAACCCTGTTTGTGTCGCTGTTTTTGGCAGTACCTATGATACTGCATCAAATCTGGGGGTTTCTGGCACCAGGCCTGTACCAGCATGAAAAACGTATGCTGATGCCCATTCTGCTGTCCAGTATCCTGCTGTTTTACGCCGGTATTGCATTTTGTTATTTTGTCGTGATGCCCATTATTCTCGGCTTCTTTACCGCCGTGGGTCCCGACATGATGACACTCTCTCCGGATATCAGCAGCTATCTTGGCTTCATTTTAAAGCTGTTCTTTGCGTTCGGCGTCGCATTTGAAATACCCGTGGCCATTATGCTGTTGTGCTGGAGTGGCGTCACAACCACGCAAAGCCTGGCACAAAAACGACCCTATATCATAGTCGGTGTATTTGTCGTCGCAATGTTTTTAACGCCTCCAGATGTGTTATCGCAAACGCTACTCGCCGTACCTATGGCGCTCCTGTTTGAATTAGGATTGCTGTTAGCCAGACTGTACAGCAAGAAGCCCATCGCTGAGGAAGAAAGCCATGAATAA
- a CDS encoding TatD family hydrolase gives MATFIDAGVNLTSTQFDTDRAAILTRAADQGVASMLLIGCDLLTSEQSLALAQEYNLYATAGVHPHDAKDVPDDFIAQLRHLAAQDHVVAIGECGLDFNRDYSPRPVQQLICGVQLELAQTLDIPVYLHEREAFDTLSGMLDEFSLRGVLHCFTGDKHALRHYLDYGLMIGLTGWLCDERRGETLRELVRYIPDDRILLETDAPFLLPRTLKPKPKSRRNEPAYLPEIAHHVATLKDIPLAQLARQTTENFNTLFQISGNNA, from the coding sequence ATGGCGACCTTTATTGACGCTGGCGTCAACCTGACCAGTACGCAATTTGATACCGATCGCGCAGCCATCCTGACCCGTGCGGCCGACCAGGGCGTGGCATCTATGTTGTTGATTGGATGTGACCTACTCACCAGTGAACAAAGTCTCGCGCTGGCACAAGAATACAATCTGTATGCAACTGCTGGTGTGCACCCTCATGACGCCAAAGATGTGCCGGACGATTTCATCGCCCAATTGCGCCACCTGGCTGCACAAGATCACGTGGTTGCGATTGGCGAGTGCGGACTCGACTTCAATCGTGACTACTCACCGCGCCCGGTGCAGCAGCTGATCTGCGGTGTGCAACTAGAGCTGGCTCAGACACTCGACATCCCGGTGTATCTGCATGAACGCGAGGCATTTGATACGCTCAGTGGCATGCTGGACGAATTTTCCCTGCGCGGTGTACTACATTGCTTTACTGGTGATAAGCACGCTTTACGCCATTACCTGGATTATGGCCTGATGATAGGCCTGACTGGCTGGCTGTGCGATGAGCGCCGGGGTGAAACCTTACGGGAGCTAGTGCGTTATATTCCGGATGATCGGATCCTGCTGGAAACAGATGCGCCCTTCTTACTTCCCAGAACACTCAAACCAAAACCTAAATCCCGTCGTAATGAGCCGGCTTACCTGCCAGAGATTGCACATCATGTAGCTACGCTCAAAGACATCCCCCTGGCACAACTGGCCCGGCAAACCACGGAAAATTTCAACACCTTGTTCCAGATATCAGGGAACAATGCGTGA
- a CDS encoding sensor domain-containing diguanylate cyclase, with the protein MLWRWLLLLLWLSGAVQALEVSAEFKQHQALPYQYTFSQADTIQTLLASDPHWQSGQRQPLKPPANTQAWIRVSLHNPGPIEVPLLLSIDNNLLDKITAYIRHDDASFLTLALGDALPLMQRPIKHEAQLIPLELSAQSHNQVYLQLSHHGTLNIPLSLWHPIEYLKYKSKFNLVYGILAGFILAMIAINFTLYSFTRRRYFLHGTLIIGLFWLLIVHLYGFGYRYLYGSSVWLQQYGQSLLVMFSTLALIPIQRSKALPNLLPIKHDRKLTHLLVLGLILTLLSQLLPLTQATFAAYGMALTLVLGYIVCTLRSRYRRTTKITALLLYLILLITLSYQFGFELGLFGGAQLDRPVTYICYLILSLYISFVLTRQFILEREKHIKTQQHKLARTQAEDALLKEKLKLQEQAQEELENSIDERTFELQVTLRELEEKNYELEKLNMEDPMTKVKNRRYFDKRLMMEVRRSRREQTTLSLVILDIDFFKKVNDNYGHLAGDHTICAFARLIEKHLKRPHDEVFRYGGEEFVILLPNTSQEGALELAEQIRLATEANELKVAGHHIKFTTSAGVYSAIAQNTNNPTLFTDLADKGLYMAKQQGRNRICIYQPKQET; encoded by the coding sequence ATGTTGTGGCGCTGGCTGCTCCTTCTGCTGTGGTTATCCGGTGCTGTTCAGGCACTAGAAGTGTCTGCTGAATTTAAGCAACACCAGGCACTGCCCTATCAGTATACTTTCAGCCAGGCCGACACCATTCAGACATTACTGGCCAGTGATCCACACTGGCAATCAGGCCAGCGCCAGCCGCTAAAGCCGCCCGCAAATACCCAAGCCTGGATCCGCGTGTCTTTACACAACCCGGGACCCATTGAGGTGCCGCTACTTTTGAGCATAGATAACAACTTACTGGATAAAATCACCGCCTACATCCGCCACGACGATGCCTCTTTTCTGACTCTGGCATTGGGTGACGCGCTGCCACTGATGCAGCGCCCCATTAAGCATGAAGCTCAGCTCATTCCACTCGAACTGTCGGCACAGAGCCACAATCAGGTCTATTTACAACTGAGCCATCATGGTACGCTGAATATCCCACTGAGCCTCTGGCATCCGATAGAATACCTCAAGTACAAGAGCAAGTTTAATCTGGTCTATGGGATTCTGGCCGGGTTTATACTGGCCATGATCGCGATTAACTTTACCCTGTATAGTTTTACTCGTCGGCGTTATTTTTTACATGGCACACTTATTATCGGCCTCTTCTGGTTACTCATAGTGCACTTATACGGGTTTGGTTACCGTTACCTGTATGGTTCAAGTGTTTGGTTGCAGCAATATGGCCAAAGCCTGCTGGTAATGTTCTCCACTCTGGCCCTGATCCCCATTCAGCGCAGCAAAGCCCTGCCTAACCTGCTGCCAATAAAACATGACCGCAAGCTCACACATCTGCTGGTACTGGGCCTGATCTTAACCTTACTGAGCCAGCTCCTGCCACTGACACAAGCTACCTTTGCAGCCTATGGCATGGCACTCACCCTGGTTTTAGGGTACATCGTCTGCACCCTGCGCAGCCGTTATCGGCGCACGACCAAAATCACCGCCCTACTGCTCTACCTCATTTTGTTGATCACCCTAAGCTACCAGTTTGGCTTTGAGTTGGGCCTATTTGGTGGCGCTCAGCTCGACCGCCCGGTGACTTATATCTGCTACTTGATCCTGAGCCTCTATATTAGCTTTGTACTGACCAGACAGTTCATACTTGAACGGGAAAAACACATCAAAACACAGCAGCACAAGCTTGCTCGTACTCAGGCGGAAGACGCTTTGCTCAAAGAAAAACTCAAGCTGCAGGAACAGGCACAAGAAGAGCTGGAAAACAGCATTGATGAACGCACCTTTGAACTTCAGGTGACGCTCAGGGAGCTGGAAGAGAAAAACTATGAGCTGGAAAAGCTCAACATGGAAGACCCCATGACCAAAGTGAAGAACCGTCGTTACTTTGATAAGCGTCTGATGATGGAAGTTCGCCGCTCACGCCGGGAACAAACGACACTGAGTCTGGTCATTTTGGATATTGATTTCTTCAAAAAAGTAAATGATAACTACGGTCATCTCGCCGGAGATCACACCATTTGTGCCTTCGCACGGCTGATAGAGAAACACCTGAAACGACCCCATGATGAAGTATTTCGCTATGGCGGCGAAGAATTTGTGATCCTGCTGCCTAACACCTCGCAGGAGGGCGCGCTGGAGCTGGCCGAGCAGATCCGCCTGGCGACTGAAGCCAATGAGCTGAAAGTTGCCGGTCACCATATTAAATTTACCACCAGTGCAGGGGTTTACAGTGCCATCGCACAGAACACCAACAACCCCACACTATTTACCGATTTGGCTGATAAAGGCCTGTACATGGCCAAACAACAAGGCCGCAATCGGATCTGTATTTACCAACCTAAGCAGGAGACTTAA
- the hemB gene encoding porphobilinogen synthase: protein MAQSGLDLFPYTRMRRMRKDDFSRRMMCENTLTVNDLIYPVFVLEGKNRKEAIPSMPGIERLSIDLLVEEAKELVALGVPAIAIFPVTPGDKKSLHAQEAYNPEGLAQRTVRALKSECPELGVITDVALDPFTTHGQDGIIDEAGYVINDITTEVLVKQALSHAEAGADIVAPSDMMDGRIGAIRDALEEAGHIHTRIMAYSAKYASSYYGPFRDAVGSAGNLKGADKKTYQMDPANSDEALREVALDLQEGADMVMVKPGMPYLDVVRRVKDEFGVPTFAYQVSGEYAMHKAAIDNGWLAEKPTIMESLLAFKRAGADGILTYFAKQAAIWLNDK, encoded by the coding sequence GTGGCTCAATCAGGACTGGATCTTTTTCCCTATACGCGTATGCGCCGTATGCGCAAAGACGACTTTTCCCGCCGTATGATGTGTGAGAACACGCTCACGGTAAACGATCTGATCTATCCGGTGTTTGTTCTGGAAGGCAAAAACCGCAAAGAAGCAATCCCTTCTATGCCCGGTATTGAACGCCTGTCAATCGACCTTCTAGTAGAAGAAGCCAAAGAACTGGTGGCACTGGGTGTACCTGCTATTGCCATTTTTCCGGTTACCCCAGGAGACAAAAAATCCTTACATGCGCAAGAAGCTTACAACCCGGAAGGGCTGGCACAACGTACTGTACGCGCGCTTAAGAGCGAGTGTCCGGAGCTGGGTGTGATCACCGATGTGGCATTGGACCCATTCACTACACATGGTCAGGACGGCATCATAGACGAAGCAGGTTACGTGATAAACGATATCACCACTGAGGTACTGGTCAAACAGGCGCTGTCTCATGCTGAAGCTGGCGCTGATATTGTCGCCCCCTCAGATATGATGGATGGCCGTATTGGTGCTATTCGTGATGCCCTTGAGGAAGCCGGGCACATTCATACCCGCATCATGGCCTATTCTGCCAAGTATGCATCCAGCTATTACGGACCATTCCGTGACGCAGTCGGCTCAGCAGGCAACCTTAAAGGGGCTGATAAGAAGACCTATCAGATGGATCCGGCTAACTCAGATGAAGCGTTACGTGAAGTCGCATTAGACCTTCAGGAAGGCGCGGATATGGTGATGGTTAAACCAGGTATGCCATACCTCGATGTGGTACGCAGAGTGAAAGACGAATTCGGTGTGCCCACCTTTGCCTATCAGGTGAGTGGCGAATATGCCATGCACAAAGCAGCGATAGACAACGGCTGGCTGGCAGAAAAACCCACCATTATGGAGTCATTACTCGCTTTTAAACGTGCCGGCGCCGATGGCATTTTGACCTACTTTGCAAAGCAAGCCGCTATCTGGTTGAATGATAAATAA